In Embleya scabrispora, the DNA window CCTTCGGCACCGGTGTGCACGAGGACTTCGACATCGAGAAGCTGCGCTATCACAAGATCATCCTGATGGCGGACGCCGACGTCGACGGCCAGCACATCAACACCCTGCTGCTGACCTTCCTGTTCCGCTTCATGCGCCCGCTGGTCGAGGCCGGCCACGTGTACCTCTCCCGGCCGCCGCTGTACAAGATCAAGTGGAGCCGGGACGACTTCGAGTACGCCTACTCCGACCGCGAGCGCGACGCGCTGCTCGAACTCGGCCGCCAGGCGGGCAAGCGGGCCAAGGACGACTCGATCCAGCGCTTCAAGGGCCTCGGCGAGATGAACGCCGAGGAGCTTCGGGTGACCACGATGGACATCGACCACCGCGTCCTGGGTCAGGTCACCCTCGACGACGCGGCCCAGGCCGACGAACTGTTCTCGGTGCTCATGGGTGAGGACGTCGAGGCCCGTCGCTCGTTCATCCAGCGCAACGCCAAGGACGTCAGGTTCCTGGACATCTGACCGGCCGGGGCATCCGCCTGCCGGCGGATATCCACATCCGAGTCGGCCCCACGTCACAGCTCGAAAGGACATTGACCAGCAATGGCCGATGAGAACACCCCGGCGCCCGAAGGCGACCAGGAGGACGCGGTGAACAGCACCGGCGGCCTGCGGATCGAGCCGGTCGGGCTCGAGACCGAGATGCAGCGCAGCTACCTCGACTACGCGATGAGCGTGATCGTCTCGCGCGCCCTGCCCGACGTGCGCGACGGCCTCAAGCCGGTGCACCGGCGCGTGCTCTACGCGATGTACGACGGCGGCTACCGGCCCGAGAAGGGCTTCTACAAGTGCGCCCGCGTCGTCGGTGACGTCATGGGTACGTACCACCCGCACGGCGACACCTCCATCTACGACGCGCTGGTGCGCCTGGCCCAGCCGTGGTCGATGCGCATGCCGCTGGTGGACAGCAACGGCAACTTCGGCTCGCCGGGCAACGACCCGGCCGCGGCCATGCGGTACACCGAGTGCAAGCTCAAGTGGCTGTCCATGGAGATGCTCCGGGACATCGACGAGGAGACCGTCGATCTCCAGGACAACTACGACGGCCGCAACCAGGAGCCGACCGTCCTGCCGGCCCGGTTCCCGAACCTGCTGGTCAACGGGTCCGCCGGCATCGCGGTCGGCATGGCGACCAACATCCCGCCGCACAACCTGCGCGAGGTCGCGTCGGGCGCGCAGTGGTTCCTGCAGAACCCGGACGTGTCCGCGGAGGAACTGCAGGACGCGCTGATCGAGCGGATCAAGGGCCCGGACTTCCCCAGCGGCGCGCTGGTCGTCGGCCGGCGCGGCATCGAGGACGCGTACCGCACCGGGCGCGGCTCGATCACGATGCGCGCGGTGGTCGAGGTCGAGGAGATCCAGAACCGGCAGTGCCTGGTGGTCACCGAACTGCCGTACCAGGTCAACCCGGACAACCTCGCGCAGAAGATCGCCGACCTGGTCAAGGACGGCAAGATCGGCGGCATCGCCGACGTGCGCGACGAGACCTCATCGCGCACCGGGCAGCGCCTGGTGATCGTGCTCAAGCGCGACGCGGTGGCCAAGGTCGTGCTGAACAACCTGTACAAGCACACCCAGTTGCAGGACACCTTCGGCGCGAACATGCTCGCGCTGGTGGACGGTGTGCCCCGCACGCTCTCGATCGACCTGTTCATCCGCAACTGGGTGGACCACCAGATCGAGGTGATCGTCCGGCGGACCCGCTTCCGGCTGCGCAAGGCGGAGGAGCGCGCCCACATCCTGCGCGGTCTGCTCAAGGCCCTCGACGCGATCGAGGAGGTCATCGCGCTGATCCGGGCCTCGAACACGGTGGACGAGGCGCGTACCGGCCTGATCGGACTCCTGGAGATCGACGAGATCCAGGCCAACGCGATCCTGGAGATGCAGCTGCGTCGCCTGGCCGCGCTGGAGCACCAGAAGATCACCGCCGAGCACGACGAGCTGATGGCGAAGATCACCGACTACCAGGCGATCCTGGCCTCGCCGGAGCGGCAGCGGCAGATCATCAGCGAGGAACTGGCCGCGATCGTCGAGAAGTTCGGCGACGACCGGCGCAGCCAGCTGGTGCCCTTCGACGGCGACATGTCCATCGAGGACCTGATCGCCGAAGAGGACATCGTCATCACCATCACCCGGGGCGGCTACGTCAAGCGCACCCGGACCGACCTGTACCGCTCGCAAAAGCGCGGCGGCAAGGGTGTGCGCGGGGCCCACCTGAAGCAGGACGACATCGTCGACCACTTCTTCGTGACCACCACGCACCACTGGATCCTGTTCTTCACGAACAAGGGCCGGGTGTATCGGGCGAAGGCGTACGAACTGCCGGACACCGGTCGCGAGGCGCGTGGGCAGCACGTGGCCAACCTGCTGGCGTTCCAGCCCGACGAGAAGATCGCCCAGGTGCTCGACCTGCGCGACTACGAGGTCGCGCCGTATCTGGTGCTCGCCACCAAGGCCGGTCTGGTGAAGAAGACCGCGCTCAAGGAGTACGACACCAATCGCTCGGCCGGCGTGATCGCGATCAACCTGCGCTCGGACGAGGCCGGTGACGACGACGAGGTGATCGGCGCCGAGCTGGTCTCCGCGGCCGACGACCTGCTCCTGGTCAGCAAGAAGGCGCAGTCGATCCGGTTCACCGCCACGGACGAGTCGTTGCGGCCGATGGGTCGCGCGACGTCCGGGGTGAAGGGGATGAGCTTCCGCGAAGGCGACGAACTGTTGTCGATGAACGTGGTGCGCGAGGGCACGTTCGTGTTCACCGCCACCGATGGGGGCTTCGCGAAGCGAACCAGTGTGGACGAGTATCGCGTCCAGGGTCGTGGGGGCCTCGGCATCAAGGCCGCCAAGATCGTCGAGGACCGCGGGTCACTCGTCGGGGCGCTCGTGGTGGACGACACGGATGAAATCCTGGCCATCACCCTCGGCGGCGGAGTGATCCGTACCCGCGCCGCGGGTGTCCGGCACACCGGACGTGACACGATGGGTGTGCAGCTGATCAACCTGGGTAAGGGCGACGCCGTTGTCGGCATCGCACGTAACGCCGAACCTGAGCCCGAGGCCGAGATCGACCCTGACGAGGTCGATGGGGCCGAAGCCGGTGCGGCCGATGGCACGCACGAGCCGACCTCCACCATCGCAGGGGAGGTTGCGCCCGGCGGGCAGGAAGGGTGACGCGTGAGCACAGACCGGAAGTCGGCCGGCGGGAGAGGCGAGCGCGCCGACCGGGGTCGAACCGGCGGGCGCGCTGACAGCACGGGTCGCAGCGAGGCGGCGCCGCCGGACGCGGTGCCGCCGAGGCCGGCCGGTCCACCTCCCGCGCACGGGGCCGGTGCCTCCCGGGACGCGGCGGCGCATCCGCCGCGTCCCGCGGGGCCGACCCCGTTCGCGTCCCCCTTCCCTGCCGCGGCCGCGGCGAGCGAGGGTACGGAGCGGCCGCCGGCCGCGGTCAACGGCAGGCCGGCCGCGGCCCGTCCGACGGCGGGCGGCACGATCACCACGCCGCGCCCGACCCGGGGCACCCCGGCCGGCGGGGCCCCGTCGGCCGCTCACCAGCCGGGGCAGCCCATGGCGCAGCAAGGGGGGCGGCCCGGATCGGGCTCGGAGCCGCAAGCGCGGCCGAGCGCGCGCACGAGGCGGGCCCGACTGCGGGCGGCCCGGGTGGATCCGTGGTCGGTGATGAAGGTCGGTTTCCTGCTGTCCCTGGCACTGGGCGTGGTGCTGATGGTGGCGGTGACCGTGTTGTGGCTGGTGCTTGACGGCCTCGGCGTATTCGCCTCGGTCGGCGACACGGTGAAGGAGGCGACCCAGTCGGAGAACAACTCCGGCTTCGACCTCCAACACTCCCTGTCCCTGAAGAACACGCTCTTCTTCAGCGGCATCGTGGCCATCGTCGACGTCATCCTGGTGACCGCACTGGCCACCCTCGGCGCCTTCCTCTACAACCTCACCGCATCCTTCACCGGAGGCATCGAGGTCACCCTGGCGGAGGAGGACTAAGGATTTTGGTGGCGGGCAAGCGGTGCGGTACGCTCTCTGAGCACGCACGCGGGCCTATAGCTCAGACGGTTAGAGCGCTTCCCTGATAAGGAAGAGGCCACAGGTTCAAGTCCTGTTAGGCCCACTTACGTACATGCGAGTCGAGGGTCCTTTCCCATGCATTGGGGAAGGGCCCTCGATCGTTTTGGGGTGAAAAGGGTTCAGGCGGCGGAGTTCGAAGGGTCTGTTGTCGGGGTGGCGGTGGGGCTGGGGGGACGGCGGGTTTGGCGGCCGAGGTAGGTGGACCAGGCTTCGGGGCCG includes these proteins:
- the gyrA gene encoding DNA gyrase subunit A, whose protein sequence is MADENTPAPEGDQEDAVNSTGGLRIEPVGLETEMQRSYLDYAMSVIVSRALPDVRDGLKPVHRRVLYAMYDGGYRPEKGFYKCARVVGDVMGTYHPHGDTSIYDALVRLAQPWSMRMPLVDSNGNFGSPGNDPAAAMRYTECKLKWLSMEMLRDIDEETVDLQDNYDGRNQEPTVLPARFPNLLVNGSAGIAVGMATNIPPHNLREVASGAQWFLQNPDVSAEELQDALIERIKGPDFPSGALVVGRRGIEDAYRTGRGSITMRAVVEVEEIQNRQCLVVTELPYQVNPDNLAQKIADLVKDGKIGGIADVRDETSSRTGQRLVIVLKRDAVAKVVLNNLYKHTQLQDTFGANMLALVDGVPRTLSIDLFIRNWVDHQIEVIVRRTRFRLRKAEERAHILRGLLKALDAIEEVIALIRASNTVDEARTGLIGLLEIDEIQANAILEMQLRRLAALEHQKITAEHDELMAKITDYQAILASPERQRQIISEELAAIVEKFGDDRRSQLVPFDGDMSIEDLIAEEDIVITITRGGYVKRTRTDLYRSQKRGGKGVRGAHLKQDDIVDHFFVTTTHHWILFFTNKGRVYRAKAYELPDTGREARGQHVANLLAFQPDEKIAQVLDLRDYEVAPYLVLATKAGLVKKTALKEYDTNRSAGVIAINLRSDEAGDDDEVIGAELVSAADDLLLVSKKAQSIRFTATDESLRPMGRATSGVKGMSFREGDELLSMNVVREGTFVFTATDGGFAKRTSVDEYRVQGRGGLGIKAAKIVEDRGSLVGALVVDDTDEILAITLGGGVIRTRAAGVRHTGRDTMGVQLINLGKGDAVVGIARNAEPEPEAEIDPDEVDGAEAGAADGTHEPTSTIAGEVAPGGQEG
- a CDS encoding DUF3566 domain-containing protein gives rise to the protein MKVGFLLSLALGVVLMVAVTVLWLVLDGLGVFASVGDTVKEATQSENNSGFDLQHSLSLKNTLFFSGIVAIVDVILVTALATLGAFLYNLTASFTGGIEVTLAEED